The following coding sequences lie in one Silene latifolia isolate original U9 population chromosome 5, ASM4854445v1, whole genome shotgun sequence genomic window:
- the LOC141657219 gene encoding remorin 4.1-like, giving the protein MSRNIETETSSARRGRILNGDQNNDEVEVEEEIEFRDIHAMIPTAPISRRSSNMSVASEATNSSENFTTMSREFNALVLAGSNIAPQNLDRIGEDEEINNSLAIVPDNNPLPDNNESYTQNYTRLVSNNNNNNNSSASGAGVMAGEVGVHLVKKEEVDSKITAWQTAKIAKINNRFKREDAVITGWENEQIDKASTRMKIVERKLEEKRAKAMEKMQNDIAKAHRKAEERRASAEGKRGIKAAKVLHVADLMRAVGRPPAKRSFF; this is encoded by the exons ATGTCGAGAAACATTGAGACGGAGACCAGCAGCGCAAGGAGGGGTCGTATATTAAATGGTGATCAGAACAACGACGAggtggaggtggaggaggagaTCGAGTTCAGAGACATCCACGCAATGATACCAACAGCTCCAATAAGCCGCAGGTCATCCAATATGTCGGTAGCTAGCGAAGCGACAAACTCGAGCGAGAATTTTACGACTATGAGTAGAGAGTTTAATGCGCTGGTGTTGGCTGGATCAAATATAGCGCCACAGAATTTGGATAGGATCGGAGAAGACGAGGAAATTAACAACAGTTTGGCAATTGTGCCGGATAATAATCCGCTGCCTGATAATAATGAGAGTTATACTCAGAATTATACTCGGCTTGTcagcaataacaataataacaataatagtagcGCGAGTGGAGCAGGGGTGATGGCAGGGGAGGTAGGTGTACATTTAGTGAAgaaagaagaggttgattccAAGATTACAGCATGGCAGACGGCTAAGATTGCCAAGATTAATAATCGGTTTAAAAGGGAGGATGCTGTTATCACTGGCTGGGAGAACGAGCAAATTGATAAGGCTTCTACTCGTATGAAAATCGTCGAG AGAAAATTGGAAGAGAAACGAGCGAAAGCAATGGAGAAGATGCAAAATGATATAGCAAAAGCACATAGAAAGGCAGAGGAGAGGAGGGCATCGGCGGAGGGAAAGCGAGGTATTAAGGCTGCCAAAGTTCTTCATGTTGCCGATCTTATGAGAGCCGTTGGTAGACCTCCGGCTAAGCGATCCTTCTTTTAA
- the LOC141657218 gene encoding microtubule-destabilizing protein 60-like codes for MAFQPKHSPIRQNVSNKPKNQENSNPNLTSPPFKSSPSSSFRGSKTIHKSASKNPTFVSPKKKIKERKFVVAKKNNPKKPNSGVNCKCKDKINGKCLCVAYENLRASQDDFCKSRGSSSSSSSDTVSEASDRGRNTENEMGICEPEEGESPKGLGLGSSTMKRRRDLLLEEARESVPESGKVLHLVKAFERLLTLPKKTEQTEEENEKNIQTGIKWALPGLQQQQESPPTPAFCPGEYSFTAESLGFDNQASSSVESSRGSSTSSRRSRRRSGSKLQQKQEHRVTSLRPFKLRTEQRGKAKEEEFVKKLEEMVIEEEKQRIPVAQGLPWTTDEPECLVKPPVKEVTRAIDLKLHSDVRAVERAEFDCQVAEKMTLIEQYKMEKQRQQKLEEEEEIRRLRKELVPKAQPMPYFDRPFIPRRSVR; via the coding sequence ATGGCGTTTCAACCAAAACACTCACCAATTCGACAAAATGTCTCAAACAAACCAAAGAATCAGGAAAATTCTAATCCCAATCTCACTAGCCCTCCCTTCAAATCCTCCCCTTCATCATCATTCCGTGGCTCGAAAACAATCCATAAATCTGCCTCGAAAAACCCGACATTTGTTTCTCCTAAAAAGAAGATTAAAGAAAGGAAGTTTGTGGTGGCAAAGAAGAATAATCCAAAGAAGCCAAATTCGGGTGTGAATTGTAAGTGTAAGGACAAAATTAACGGGAAATGTCTGTGTGTTGCGTATGAGAATTTACGGGCTTCACAAGACGACTTCTGTAAGTCTAgaggtagtagtagtagtagtagtagtgacACTGTCAGTGAGGCAAGTGATCGGGGTCGAAACACGGAAAATGAAATGGGTATTTGTGAGCCGGAGGAGGGCGAATCTCCTAAAGGGTTAGGGTTGGGGAGTTCGACGATGAAGCGAAGAAGGGATTTGTTGTTGGAGGAAGCGAGGGAAAGTGTTCCGGAGTCCGGAAAAGTGTTGCATTTGGTTAAGGCATTTGAGAGATTGTTGACATTGCCTAAGAAAACCGAACAGACGGAAGAAGAGAATGAGAAGAATATTCAGACAGGGATTAAATGGGCATTGCCTGGTTTGCAGCAACAACAAGAATCTCCTCCTACGCCGGCATTTTGTCCCGGGGAGTACTCGTTCACTGCtgagagtttagggtttgataatcAGGCTTCCTCTTCAGTTGAAAGTAGTAGGGGAAGTTCGACTAGCAGTCGAAGAAGCCGAAGAAGAAGTGGTTCAAAATTGCAGCAAAAACAAGAGCATAGAGTCACATCCCTGAGACCATTCAAGCTGAGAACGGAGCAACGAGGAAAGGCGAAAGAGGAAGAGTTTGTAAAGAAATTGGAAGAAATGGTGATTGAAGAAGAGAAGCAGCGAATACCGGTTGCACAAGGTCTTCCATGGACAACTGATGAGCCAGAGTGTCTAGTTAAACCACCAGTGAAAGAAGTTACCAGAGCTATTGACTTGAAGCTTCATAGTGATGTTAGGGCTGTCGAACGTGCCGAGTTTGACTGTCAGGTGGCTGAAAAGATGACATTGATTGAACAATATAAAATGGAGAAACAAAGGCAACAAAAgttggaagaggaagaagagataAGAAGGCTAAGGAAGGAACTAGTCCCCAAAGCTCAACCTATGCCTTACTTTGACCGCCCTTTCATCCCCAGAAGGTCGGTCCGTTGA
- the LOC141655196 gene encoding cytochrome P450 81Q32-like, protein MEIMYSTIAVLFTTLLLYKLIRLIFTSSAKKYGVGMVAPSPPSLPVLGHLHLLKHHLPRSFEALSKKYGPIISLRLGQLPVLVISSPEAVEECLSKNDTIFANRPGLLAGEIVGYNYSVLVWAPYGEHWRNIRRVATVSALSVKRIEETGDIRRGEIHKMVKDMIGEKGEKKVGNMTERFRKLTRDIVMRVVSGKAWETNIMTPPSRVLTPCDFWPVLRWVGFKGIEKEMRRLQKEKDQYMQSLLDEGRLFRERKRLVGELGVGRKTVIEELLDLQEADPEYYTDFVLKGLVLVILLAGSDTSARTLEWALSLLLNNPQVLSKARQEIDCNVGKERLVDDSDLPKLNFLRCIINETLRLFPPAPLLVPHYSSQDCTVGGYHVPKGTILLVNAWALHRDPELWDEPTKFKPERFEKVKEGFKYMPFGIGRRSCPGNNFALRNVTLTLATLIQCFHWEATHPGFVDLTERDSGLILPKDSPLCL, encoded by the exons ATGGAGATAATGTACTCTACCATAGCAGTCCTTTTCACAACTTTGTTACTTTACAAATTGATCAGACTTATATTTACGAGTTCAGCTAAGAAATATGGGGTCGGGATGGTGGCACCGAGTCCACCATCCCTCCCTGTACTGGGTCATCTGCACCTGCTAAAGCACCACTTACCCCGCAGTTTTGAAGCCTTGTCTAAAAAGTATGGCCCGATCATTTCTTTACGTTTGGGTCAGTTACCCGTCTTGGTGATCTCCTCTCCGGAAGCTGTGGAGGAATGTTTGAGCAAAAATGACACTATTTTTGCAAACCGGCCTGGGTTGTTAGCAGGGGAGATAGTAGGGTACAACTATAGTGTACTGGTGTGGGCCCCTTACGGAGAGCACTGGCGTAACATCAGACGTGTGGCGACAGTAAGCGCGCTGTCGGTGAAAAGGATAGAGGAGACAGGAGATATCAGGAGAGGGGAGATACATAAAATGGTGAAGGACATGATAGGTGAAAAGGGGGAGAAGAAAGTCGGGAATATGACTGAGAGGTTCAGGAAGTTAACGAGGGATATAGTGATGAGAGTGGTGAGTGGAAAGGCATGGGAGACAAATATAATGACACCGCCTTCAAGGGTGCTGACACCGTGCGATTTTTGGCCGGTGTTGAGATGGGTGGGGTTTAAGGGCATTGAGAAGGAGATGCGGCGGCTTCAAAAGGAAAAGGATCAGTATATGCAGAGCTTGCTGGATGAGGGTAGGCTTTTCAGGGAAAGGAAAAGGTTGGTTGGAGAACTCGGAGTTGGAAGGAAGACTGTCATTGAAGAGTTGTTGGACTTGCAGGAGGCTGATCCTGAGTATTACACTGATTTCGTCTTAAAAGGACTCGTGTTG GTGATACTGTTAGCAGGATCAGATACATCAGCTCGGACATTAGAATGGGCACTGTCACTCCTTCTGAATAACCCGCAAGTCCTGAGCAAAGCACGACAGGAAATAGATTGCAACGTAGGCAAGGAAAGGTTAGTAGATGATTCGGACCTCCCAAAACTAAACTTTTTACGCTGTATAATCAATGAAACACTAAGGCTTTTCCCGCCTGCGCCTCTTCTGGTACCACATTACTCCTCTCAGGATTGCACTGTTGGAGGTTACCATGTACCCAAGGGAACAATCCTTTTGGTGAATGCTTGGGCATTGCATAGGGACCCTGAGCTTTGGGATGAGCCTACCAAGTTTAAGCCAGAAAGGTTCGAGAAGGTAAAGGAAGGGTTTAAGTATATGCCGTTTGGGATTGGGAGGAGGTCTTGTCCTGGCAATAATTTCGCACTTAGAAACGTCACGTTGACACTTGCCACTCTCATACAGTGCTTCCATTGGGAAGCTACCCACCCCGGTTTTGTGGACTTGACGGAACGAGATAGTGGACTTATCTTGCCCAAGGATAGTCCTTTGTGTCTGTAA